One window from the genome of Montipora foliosa isolate CH-2021 chromosome 5, ASM3666993v2, whole genome shotgun sequence encodes:
- the LOC138003564 gene encoding insulin receptor substrate 2-B-like isoform X1 — protein sequence MVLKPLKIMNDGEIVKEGHLKRLKTLKKRYFVLRSSPRKGKSRLEYYESQKKFRHKNPPKRVIYLDTCFNIVKKDDTKKRSVFVLYTREDAFGLIANSEDELNSWIKSLQIEQRKEEILATSVSTWPVTIKPRGLGTSKNLVGHYDLQLSNRTLSLVTKDTRDLVMEVLLVSIRRTGQADCFFFMELGRSAATGAGELWIQVEDQIIAQNMHETILSSMHNISISGDLPNVRRRCASETKRPKSRQRPVSAVINPMGRGRCGTEPNLSVMPNHSYASRSTRDLSSTESPKSVKSALLNHLVPRRKSKDGSGTSSLDSSCGSQEDRSSVYSDKVLMSPPSAISSPSLLPTSSQPEYVNVGPNGKIASLADNTEDYMKMLLNQRRTSDSYMDMQPPKLQAMQGLGTKTTQTTPQEGDPDMISLRQEAEKQHRNFESSGVRSECVKPKRSPSPRQRRTNESALPNKLDIREFVSLKKSPEVARRNPNQDYTDMKPKDIPSLYVNFVPAPNLKEFSPSTDSQDQPLYVNVIAGRKKILKEGDQLDPHSPQNGVDGRVESSSYEDMHRYVNISSVQFQDKNTSVKGFRKHSLESALSEQGPEYVNIDFSGITKSKSTVDMPEYINFIPGRIVERSGNNNSCETASRSEESTKQESNGYMCPPPSERWQKSPRSRRRDSEPAKLEHFKCMANTTLASTQEDKGTEELHYAILDLNRDRTSSSASPSRRRPSDIDLSSCYQTNPGPRSAPVKCAYAEVDFRKSDGIRQARQETRELINTS from the exons ACTCTAAAGAAAAGATACTTTGTCCTTCGCTCTTCGCCAAGAAAAGGCAAATCACGACTGGAGTACTATGAAAGCCAAAAGAAATTTCGTCACAAAAATCCACCCAAACGTGTCATATATCTTGACACTTGTTTCAACATAGTAAAGAAAGACGACACAAAGAAGAGATCTGTGTTTGTTTTATACACACGTGAAGACGCTTTTGGACTCATCGCTAATTCTGAAGATGAGCTTAATTCTTGGATTAAGAGCTTACAGATTGAgcagagaaaagaagaaatcCTAGCTACATCAG TGTCCACTTGGCCTGTCACAATCAAACCCAGGGGCCTGGGAACAAGTAAGAATTTGGTGGGCCACTACGACTTGCAATTGTCAAATCGTACGTTATCACTGGTCACAAAAGACACCAGAGATTTGGTAATGGAAGTTTTACTTGTCAGCATCAGACGCACTGGTCAGGCAGACTGTTTTTTCTTTATGGAACTTGGTCGAAGTGCAGCAACAGGAGCTGGAGAATTATGGATTCAAGTTGAAGATCAGATAATTGCACAGAACATGCATGAGACCATCTTAAG CTCAATGCATAATATTTCCATATCTGGTGATCTTCCAAATGTGCGACGCAGGTGTGCAAGTGAAACAAAAAGGCCAAAGAGTCGGCAACGTCCAGTATCAGCCGTTATCAATCCGATGGGGCGTGGGCGCTGTGGAACAGAGCCTAATTTGTCAGTGATGCCTAATCATTCCTACGCTTCAAGATCAACAAGAGATTTGAGCTCAACTGAAAGCCCTAAGAGTGTTAAGTCGGCGTTGCTGAATCACCTTGTGCCACGCCGAAAATCGAAGGATG GTTCTGGCACGAGTAGCTTGGACAGTTCATGTGGAAGCCAAGAGGACAGGAGTTCAGTTTATAGTGACAAGGTGTTGATGAGTCCTCCATCTGCCATCAGTTCTCCCTCTTTACTGCCAACGAGTTCTCAACCAG AATATGTGAACGTTGGACCAAATGGGAAGATAGCATCACTGGCAGACAACACAGAAGATTATATGAAGATGCTTTTAAACCAG CGACGAACCAGTGATTCTTACATGGACATGCAACCTCCCAAGCTCCAAGCCATGCAAGGACTCGGAACAAAAACGACGCAGACTACCCCCCAGGAAGGGGACCCGGATATGATATCATTAAGACAAGAGGCTGAGAAACAGCACAGGAATTTTGAAAGTTCAGGCGTGCGCAGTGAATGTGTTAAACCCAAAAGGTCACCGTCGCCTAGGCAACGACGGACAAATGAGAGCGCTTTGCCGAATAAACTCGACATTCGCGAGTTTGTCTCCCTTAAGAAATCTCCGGAGGTAGCTCGCCGGAATCCAAATCAAGATTATACTGACATGAAGCCAAAGGACATACCGAGCTTGTACGTAAATTTTGTGCCGGCGCCAAATTTGAAGGAGTTCTCTCCGAGCACTGATTCCCAAGACCAACCACTTTACGTGAATGTTATCGCTGGCCGGAAGAAGATTCTGAAAGAAGGCGATCAACTTGATCCTCACAGCCCGCAAAACGGCGTTGATGGCAGGGTCGAGTCATCTTCATACGAAGACATGCACAGATATGTCAATATTAGCTCTGTCCAATTTCAAGACAAAAATACTTCGGTCAAAGGTTTTAGGAAGCATAGTTTGGAATCTGCGCTTTCAGAGCAAGGTCCTGAGTATGTGAACATTGATTTCAGCGGTATCACAAAGAGCAAAAGCACAGTAGACATGCCagaatacattaattttattccGGGAAGAATTGTTGAAAGAAGCGGGAATAATAACAGTTGTGAAACAGCCAGTCGATCAGAAGAAAGCACGAAACAAGAGTCCAATGGCTATATGTGCCCACCGCCCAGTGAAAGGTGGCAGAAGTCGCCTCGATCTCGTAGGAGAGATAGCGAACCAGCCAAACTTGAACATTTTAAGTGTATGGCAAATACAACGCTTGCATCAACTCAAGAAGATAAGGGAACTGAAGAACTGCATTACGCTATACTTGACTTAAACAGAGACCGAACTAGCTCTTCAGCATCGCCTTCTCGTCGACGGCCATCTGACATTGATTTGAGCTCGTGCTACCAGACGAATCCTGGGCCGAGATCGGCACCTGTGAAGTGCGCATACGCAGAGGTGGATTTTAGGAAGTCTGATGGCATCCGACAGGCCAGACAAGAGACGAGAGAGCTGATAAATACATCTTAA
- the LOC138003564 gene encoding insulin receptor substrate 2-B-like isoform X2, whose amino-acid sequence MQPGVRVFGRVKTNYIIAKHVYTGRFLRDCSFLGVFILARVWPVWSGLSTWPVTIKPRGLGTSKNLVGHYDLQLSNRTLSLVTKDTRDLVMEVLLVSIRRTGQADCFFFMELGRSAATGAGELWIQVEDQIIAQNMHETILSSMHNISISGDLPNVRRRCASETKRPKSRQRPVSAVINPMGRGRCGTEPNLSVMPNHSYASRSTRDLSSTESPKSVKSALLNHLVPRRKSKDGSGTSSLDSSCGSQEDRSSVYSDKVLMSPPSAISSPSLLPTSSQPEYVNVGPNGKIASLADNTEDYMKMLLNQRRTSDSYMDMQPPKLQAMQGLGTKTTQTTPQEGDPDMISLRQEAEKQHRNFESSGVRSECVKPKRSPSPRQRRTNESALPNKLDIREFVSLKKSPEVARRNPNQDYTDMKPKDIPSLYVNFVPAPNLKEFSPSTDSQDQPLYVNVIAGRKKILKEGDQLDPHSPQNGVDGRVESSSYEDMHRYVNISSVQFQDKNTSVKGFRKHSLESALSEQGPEYVNIDFSGITKSKSTVDMPEYINFIPGRIVERSGNNNSCETASRSEESTKQESNGYMCPPPSERWQKSPRSRRRDSEPAKLEHFKCMANTTLASTQEDKGTEELHYAILDLNRDRTSSSASPSRRRPSDIDLSSCYQTNPGPRSAPVKCAYAEVDFRKSDGIRQARQETRELINTS is encoded by the exons atgcagcctggagtgagagtttttggtcgggtgaaaacaaattacatcatcgcaaagcacgTGTATACGGGACGATTTCTTCGCGATTGCTCGTTTCTCGGAGTGTTTATTCTGGCCCGAGTgtggcctgtttggtcaggat TGTCCACTTGGCCTGTCACAATCAAACCCAGGGGCCTGGGAACAAGTAAGAATTTGGTGGGCCACTACGACTTGCAATTGTCAAATCGTACGTTATCACTGGTCACAAAAGACACCAGAGATTTGGTAATGGAAGTTTTACTTGTCAGCATCAGACGCACTGGTCAGGCAGACTGTTTTTTCTTTATGGAACTTGGTCGAAGTGCAGCAACAGGAGCTGGAGAATTATGGATTCAAGTTGAAGATCAGATAATTGCACAGAACATGCATGAGACCATCTTAAG CTCAATGCATAATATTTCCATATCTGGTGATCTTCCAAATGTGCGACGCAGGTGTGCAAGTGAAACAAAAAGGCCAAAGAGTCGGCAACGTCCAGTATCAGCCGTTATCAATCCGATGGGGCGTGGGCGCTGTGGAACAGAGCCTAATTTGTCAGTGATGCCTAATCATTCCTACGCTTCAAGATCAACAAGAGATTTGAGCTCAACTGAAAGCCCTAAGAGTGTTAAGTCGGCGTTGCTGAATCACCTTGTGCCACGCCGAAAATCGAAGGATG GTTCTGGCACGAGTAGCTTGGACAGTTCATGTGGAAGCCAAGAGGACAGGAGTTCAGTTTATAGTGACAAGGTGTTGATGAGTCCTCCATCTGCCATCAGTTCTCCCTCTTTACTGCCAACGAGTTCTCAACCAG AATATGTGAACGTTGGACCAAATGGGAAGATAGCATCACTGGCAGACAACACAGAAGATTATATGAAGATGCTTTTAAACCAG CGACGAACCAGTGATTCTTACATGGACATGCAACCTCCCAAGCTCCAAGCCATGCAAGGACTCGGAACAAAAACGACGCAGACTACCCCCCAGGAAGGGGACCCGGATATGATATCATTAAGACAAGAGGCTGAGAAACAGCACAGGAATTTTGAAAGTTCAGGCGTGCGCAGTGAATGTGTTAAACCCAAAAGGTCACCGTCGCCTAGGCAACGACGGACAAATGAGAGCGCTTTGCCGAATAAACTCGACATTCGCGAGTTTGTCTCCCTTAAGAAATCTCCGGAGGTAGCTCGCCGGAATCCAAATCAAGATTATACTGACATGAAGCCAAAGGACATACCGAGCTTGTACGTAAATTTTGTGCCGGCGCCAAATTTGAAGGAGTTCTCTCCGAGCACTGATTCCCAAGACCAACCACTTTACGTGAATGTTATCGCTGGCCGGAAGAAGATTCTGAAAGAAGGCGATCAACTTGATCCTCACAGCCCGCAAAACGGCGTTGATGGCAGGGTCGAGTCATCTTCATACGAAGACATGCACAGATATGTCAATATTAGCTCTGTCCAATTTCAAGACAAAAATACTTCGGTCAAAGGTTTTAGGAAGCATAGTTTGGAATCTGCGCTTTCAGAGCAAGGTCCTGAGTATGTGAACATTGATTTCAGCGGTATCACAAAGAGCAAAAGCACAGTAGACATGCCagaatacattaattttattccGGGAAGAATTGTTGAAAGAAGCGGGAATAATAACAGTTGTGAAACAGCCAGTCGATCAGAAGAAAGCACGAAACAAGAGTCCAATGGCTATATGTGCCCACCGCCCAGTGAAAGGTGGCAGAAGTCGCCTCGATCTCGTAGGAGAGATAGCGAACCAGCCAAACTTGAACATTTTAAGTGTATGGCAAATACAACGCTTGCATCAACTCAAGAAGATAAGGGAACTGAAGAACTGCATTACGCTATACTTGACTTAAACAGAGACCGAACTAGCTCTTCAGCATCGCCTTCTCGTCGACGGCCATCTGACATTGATTTGAGCTCGTGCTACCAGACGAATCCTGGGCCGAGATCGGCACCTGTGAAGTGCGCATACGCAGAGGTGGATTTTAGGAAGTCTGATGGCATCCGACAGGCCAGACAAGAGACGAGAGAGCTGATAAATACATCTTAA